A stretch of DNA from Allomeiothermus silvanus DSM 9946:
CACCATCTTCTCGCTGATCGGGGTCTCGATGCCGGTGTTCTGGTTGGGGCTTCTCCTCATCTACCTTTTCGCCGTCAACCTGCACTGGCTTCCCCCCAGTGGCCGCATCTCTATCGAGGGGGGTAATGCATTCCAGGCTATCAGCGGGTTTTTCTTGCTCGATGCGCTTCTCCAGCGCAGGGCCATGGGGGACGTGCTCTCTCATCTCATCCTCCCTGCCCTCACCCTAGGCACCATCCCGTTGGCGATCCTGATGCGCATTACCCGTAGCGCGATGCTCGAGGTGCTCTCGCAAGACTACGTGCGCACTGCACGGGCCAAGGGGTTAGCCGAGCGGGTGGTGATCTTCCGCCACGCTCTCAAAAATGCCCTACTACCGGTGGTCACGATCGTCGGGTTGCAGTTTGGAACCCTGCTGGGTGGGGCTATCCTTACCGAGACCATATTTAGTTGGCCCGGCATCGGTTTGTGGCTTTACGAGGGCATCTTGAACCGTGACTACCCGGTGGTGCAGGGCGGAGTGGTTTTCGTGGCTCTGATCTTCGTAATCGTCAACCTGCTAGTAGACCTCTCCTACGCCCTGCTCGACCCGAGGATTCAGTACCGATGAACGCCAAAACCCAACACCGGAGGCTCGAAGAAGATCTTGGCTTGTCGATCGTGGAACCCTCAGCGCGGCTTCAAGGGTTCGCTCGCGTGAACCGCCCCCAGGGGAGAAGGGCTTTCCCCACGGACCTCTGGCCCTCTTGTAGCGTTAGGCGTTTCGCGTTTTGCGTTTTGTGAGGAACTATGGCAAGTGCAGCCGAGATAGTCAAATCCAAACCCTCTACCGAAACCCCTACCCGCCTGGCGTTTCGGCGCTTCAGCAAGTCCACTTCGGGCAAAATCGGGCTGGCGCTAGCTATCGGGTTGATTTTGATGGCCCTATTAGCCCCGGCCCTCAAGCCCTACGACCCTACCACGGACCGCAACTATATCGAAAGGCTCAGACCCCCCTCAGCGGAGCATATTTTCGGCACCGATAATCTAGGCCGGGACGTGTTCACCCGGGTCATCCACGGCAGCCGTATCAGCTTGCGGGTGGGGCTCTTGGCGGTAGGGATCAGCTTGCTGTTGGGGACTTTGCTGGGGCTTTTGGCTGGGTACTTCCGCGGGGGGCTGGAGATCGTGATCGGCTGGTTTACTGATATTTTGCTAGCCTTCCCCAGCACGCTCTTGGCCATCGCCATCGTGGCGGTGGTGGGACCCAGCCTGACCAACGCCATGATCGCGGTCTCGATCACCCAGATTCCGGTGTATGTGCGCCTCACCCGTAGCGTGGTGCTTTCCACGCGGGAACTCGAGTACATCCAAGCCGCAAACGCCCTGGGTGCTTCTAATCCGCGTATCCTGCTGCGCCACCTGCTGCCCAGCGCTTTGCCGCCGATTATCGTGCAAGCCACCCTCTCCATCGGCACGGCCACCCTGGAGACCGCCGCCTTAGGATTCCTGGGCCTCGGCGCCCAGCCGCCTGCCCCCGAATGGGGAGCTATGCTCTCCGACGCCTTCCGCGGCGGCTACGCTACCAACTCACCTTGGACGATGATCTTCCCCGGGCTTTTCATCATGCTCACCGTGCTGGCTTTCAACCTGTTAGGGGATGGGCTGCGCGACGCCCTGGACCCCCGCGCCTTGCGGTAAAGGAAAGATCTTTCATCTTTCCTCGAGCTTTTAACATTAAGCGGTTTTTCTCTTGAGCGGCGCTTTATTTGATTGGATCATGCCTTTCCAACCCTTTAGGATAACATCATGAAGCGAATTCTTGAAGCATTGTTGCTGCTAGCCCTGGCAGGTTGTGTCCCGCAAAAGCCCCCAGCCTACCAGGTGAGCGAAATCCAGGTACTTTTCAGCGACGCTACCGAGCGCCGGGATTACTTCTACGGCGACCCGCAAACCATTCAGGTCAGTGGCCAGAGCGTGCGCCTGGAACGTGCTGATCCTCAAGCCGCCGGGTCGGTGCCCGAAGCCCTAGCTGCCAATGGACAACCGGTGCTGCGCGAGGTAGCCCCGCCCTGGCCCAATTCTCTCCGCGCCAGCCGGTCGGGGTCGGCCCTCGTGGTCCGAGGGCAAAGGGCAGTACGCTCAGCCTGGGTATACGAAAACGGCTGGTCACGGCTCACCGTCCAAGAGGGGCAAAACCTGCTCCTCTCCGGTGCTCCGCGCCTAGAGGGGCTCAGCGAAGCGGAAAATGGGATGGTGTTACAAGAGATATTGGCCCGACGAGGAGGGAGGGTGGTGGTGCTCTACCAGCTCGAAGAGCCGGTGCTACCGGCTTTGGTGCTGGACCCGGCTCCGCAGAGCTACCGCATCACCGCCGTGGAAGTGCAGTACGGGCTCGAGAGCGAGGGGGCGGTCATGGGAGGGAATTTATCCGAAGTGCGGGTGCTACGGCAGGGGACTAACTCCGCTTACACCGGCTCTGCTCCGCAGGCTTTCCTGGCTACCTCGGCCAGCAGCTTCGCTCAGATCTGGGCACTGGCAACGGGCAACATCCTACCCCGCCCGGCAGCACCCGAAGTGAATTTCAGCCAGTACAGCATCGCGGCCTTCTTTGTCGGCCAAAAACCCACCGGAGGATACGGGGTGCGCTTTGTAAGTGCGACCTCGAGCGCAGGCACCTGGCGGATCACGGTCGAACTCCTCCAGCCCGCCCCCGGGGCCATCCTCACCCAGGCCCTAACCAGCCCTTACCTGATACTCGAGTTGCCTGGTGCAGCCAGCCGGGTGGAGTTCGTGGACGCTTCCGGGAGGCTGCTGAGTGCGGCCACGGCCCGCTAGACTGCGCTAGTTCTCAGAATCTCCCCTACCAGATACAGCGAGCCCGTCACCAGCACGGGCTCGCCATCCTGTTGGGCAAAGCGCAGGGCGTCCTCGAGCGCCTCGAGGGGTTCTTCAAAGTAGGGGGCGGGATAGACGAGACTCAGCGGCGCAGCTTGAAGGGCCCCCTTTCCGGCCCGGGCGTACCGCACCGAGCGGGCCTTGGGAATTAAAAGCCCCAGCACGGCGGAATAGTCCTTGCGGGGGAAGGCCCCGAAAACCAGGTGATAGCCGGAGAACTCCTCGGCGAGCGCTCGGGCTGCCGGGGGGTTGTGCGCCCCGTCGAGGACCACCTGTATCCCCTGCTGCTCGAACTCCTGCATCCGCCCGGGGTGAACCGCTGTCCGTAAGCCCTCCACGACTACGCGCTCGGGGAAACCCAAAAGCCTCAGGGCCGCAGCGGCCAACCGCGCATTCTGGATTTGCACTCGGCCCTTAAGGACCGGGGGAACCGGCAACTCAAAAAGGGGATTTCCGGGCTCGAGCACGTACAGCGGGGCCCGCCGCGACTGCGCCACCTCGCGGGCCACCGCCAGACCGATCCCCTCCGCCGCCGTGACCACCGGCACTCCCGCGCGAAAGGCCCCGGTTTTGTCCCGGGCCACCGCCTCGAGCGACCCCCCCAGGGTCTCGAGGTGGTCCTCTCCCACGTTAGTCAGCACGGTAAGGCACACCTCAGGGAGGACGTTGGTAGCGTCCAGCACTCCCCCTACCCCCGCCTCCACAGCAGCCATCTCAACCCCTACCTTGGCGAAATGCTCGAACGCCAGGGCCGTAGCCAGATCAAAGAAGGCCGGATGCTCGATGAAGTTTCGCTCCCTGGCCCACTCCACGAACCGGGCCACCTGCTCCTCGGGGATCAGGCCCTGGTGGGTACGGATACGCTCACGGAAATCCACCAGATGGGGGCTGGTAGTCGCCCCGTAGCGCCTCCCGGCGGCCCGGAAGGCCGCCTCGAGGTAGGCCACCACGCTCCCTTTGCCGTTGGTTCCCAAGACGTGGATAGCGGGAAAATGCCGCTCGGGGTGGCCCAGGTGCTCGAGCACCTCCCCCACTCGCTGTGTCCCGCGCGGTGCCCCCGAACGGGTCTGGTTAAAAAGCCACTCGAGGGCCTCCGAATAGATCACGAAACAATTGTACGGACTTCTGCGTCTGGAGAGGGGTTAGAAAAAAGCGGTGATGGTCTCCTGCTCCCCCACTCCTTTCGTTTAGCTCAATAGCGGACCCGGAGCGAGGGTTGGGATTTTGGGGAGGGTAGGTAGGGTAACCCGAGTAAAGAACCTATCCCTTCCCCGGTAGGGAAGAATGTCTCCTGAGCACCCCTTAGTTGGCGGGCCGGAAGACCTGGACCTTGGCCGGGTCGGCCTCGAGGTAGGGGCCTCCGATGAGGTCGAGACAGTAGGGGATGGCCGGAAACACCGCATCCAGACAGAGCCGGATTGAGCGGGGCTTACCCGGTAGGTTCACGATCAAGCAGGCATTGCGGATCCCAGCGGTCTGGCGCGAGAGGATGGCGGTGGGGGTCTGCTCGAGCGATACCTTGCGCATCAACTCGCCAAAACCCGGCATCATCCGGCTACATACCCTCTCGGTAGCCTCAGGGGTCACGTCGCGCACCGCCGGGCCAGTCCCGCCGGTAGTGAGGATCAACCCGCAACCGCCCCTCTCCATATCGATCAGGGTCTCCTCGATGAGGGCTTGTTCGTCGGGGATGACCCGGTAGTCCACCTCAAAAGGAGTGCTGAGCACCTCCGTGAGGTACTCCCGGATTGCCGGGCCGCTTTGGTCTTGGTACTGTCCTCGGCTGGCTCGATCCGAAACGGTGAGGATACCGATTTTAGCGGGCGGGGTTGTGGATTCACCCATGACCTTATTATCCGCCATCAAAGTAGCGCGGTTAGCTTAACCAGCGCGGCGGCCAGCAACCACCCCCCCGCCCAGGCGAACACCCATAAGGGCCAGCGCCCTAGCAGGATCAGCACGCCCACCGACAGGTCGTTGAATACGATCAGGGGGATCAAGGCGACGTGGCCCGCCATCCACTGGGTGAGAAAGCTGGCCTCGAGCAGCTTTTTGAATCCCGAAGGGTCGAGCCAGGCAGTGAGGCTATTCACCAAGAAGATACTCGAAAGCCCTAAGCGCAACAGCCAAAGCACGTAAAAATCCAGGTTGATCTGCCTAGCGGAGGCCGCATAGCGCTCGGGAGCGGGTTTGGCGGAGGGCTCGAGTTGCTCTTTCCGCTTTGTCTCCCCTGCTCCACCGGCCTTAGACAAGGCCATGTCGATATCCTGGGGCGTCCATCCCTTGGCTTTCAGTACCTGCCGAACCTGTTGGGGGTCCACGGCCTTACGCAGCTGACGCTCGACGTACTGGATCAGCGTATCGGTGACCACGGTTCAATTCTCGGCTATTCTCCGCGCTTACCCCACGGTTTTTGCACCCGATCAGGTTTAGATGTTCTTAACTTCACGATTATGCAAAAAATCTCCAGAAAGCCATAATACGCTGTACGTCCTGCTGTCAAGATCTTTCTTTAGCGTACGGCGCAAGATGTACGCTATTACCCCTGTGCGTACTGCAACTCGTAGAGCTTGGCGTAATAGCCGCCTTTGCCGAGCAGTTCCTCGTGGGAGCCCTCCTCCACCAGCTTGCCCTTGCGGAAAACCAAGATGCGGTCTACATGCCGTATGGTGGAGAGCCGGTGGGCGATGATGATGCTGGTGCGCCCTTCCATCACCCGCCAGAGGGCTTCTTGAATTTTGGCTTCGGTCTCGGAATCCACGTTGGCGGTAGCTTCGTCCAGGATGAGCAGGATGTCGGGGTTGTGCAGGATAGCCCGGGTGAGGGCCAACAGCTGCTTTTGCCCGGTCGAAAGCCCCCCACCCCGCTCGTGCAGCACGGTCTGATAGCCCTTGGGCAAGGCCGAGATAAACTCGTCCGCCCCGACAAAGCAGGCGACTTCCCTGATACGCTCGAATGGGATATCTTCGTTCCCCAAGCGCAAGTTTTCCTCGATTGTTCCGCTAAAGAGGAAGGGATCTTGCAGCACGATCCCTATGGAGCGCCGCAATTCCTGCTGGCAGTAGTCGCGCACGTCGGTTCCGTCGATGGTAACCTGGCCCTTCTGCACATCGTAGAAGCGAGCCACCAGGCTAATCACGCTGGTCTTGCCCGCCCCTGTAGCCCCTACTAGGGCGATCTTCTCACCGGGCCGGATCTTGAAGGAGACCCCCCGCAAAACCCAATCCCACTCTGCTTCAGGGTTTCCATGTGGCTTAGCCTCTTCTCGTTTACCGTAAGCAAACCACACGTCCTCAAAAGCGATCTCGCCCCGGAAGCGCAGCACGGGTTTGGCATCGGGTTTATCGGAGATTTCCTCTGGGGTGTCCAGAAGCCCGAAGATACGCTCGGCAGAGGCCATCGCAGCCTGGAAGATGTTGAACTTGTCCGAGAGGTCTTGCAGAGGTTGAAAGAGTTGTCGCACGTAGTCAGTGAAGGCCACCAGAAGCCCGAGTGTCACCGCACCTTGAACAACCTGGCCGCCGCCGAACCATACCACCGAGGCCACCGTAAACTCGCCCAAAAAACCCACAATGGGAAAAAAAAGGGCAAACCAACCGACGATCTGCACCCAGGCCGCGCGCAGGTCGAGCGAGAGCCGGTTGAAGCGGGCCTCATTCTCGAGCTCGCGGCTATACAGCTGGGTAGTCTGGACTCCTGCTAGGTTCTCTTGCAAGGAGGCGTTGACCCTAGCCAGCCGCAGGCGCATGGTGCGGTAGGACTCGCGCATCCCGTTGCGGATCCAGGTAGTGACCCCGAGGAAGATCGGCATCATCACCAGCACTACCAGGGCCAGCTTCCAGTTGAGCACCAACATGAAGGTGACCAGCCCCAGGATCAAGAACACATCGGCAATGAGGCCTACCAACCCCCCGGTGATGAACTGGTTGATCGCATCTACATCCGAAGTCACCCGGGTCATCAGGCGGCCTACCGGATTCTTGTCGAAGTAGCCCAGATGCAGGCGTTGCAGCTTGGCAAAGATCTCGCTGCGGAGATCGTACAAAACGTGCTGCCCGACCCAACTGATGAGGTAAGTCTGGGCGTAGTTGGCGATAAAGTCTACCACCCGCACCAGCATGAATAGCACCGCCACCCCCAGCAGCACTTGGTAGCGCTGGAGGGCCTCGAGCGCCCCCCGGGGAACAATGGCGTTATCAATGGCATATTTGAGAAAAAGCGGGGTCGAGGCGGCGGTGAGGGTACTGATCACCAACGCAAAAAGCGCCCAAGCTACCTGCTTCCAGTAGGGGCGCACATACACCAGGATCCGCCGAGCCAACTTGGCATCGAAAGATTTACGAAAGGCTTCTTCCTCATGCATATATGCACCGCCGATAGCTCTTCGCGAGACCAGCTATGAGCAGTCCCAGCATCTAATCGACCTCTGCCTGCAAGCGCTGTATCCGGTCGAGCTCAGCATAGAGCCCACCCTGCTCCAAGAGCATCTCGTGGGTACCCTCCTCGGCGATATGCCCATCCTCGAGTACTACGATCCAGTCGGCATACCGCAGCGTGCTGGTGCGGTGGGCGACGAGGAGGGTAGTTTGTTGGCCTAACACGGTCTTGAGCCCGCTCAGGATGCGGCTTTCGGTCTCGGTATCCACCGCGCTCATAGCATCGTCGAGGATGAGCACCTTGGGGCGCTTGGCCAGGGCACGGGCTAAGGCGGTGCGCTGCCGTTGCCCCCCCGAGAGGGTCACGCCGCGCTCGCCCAACGAGGTGTCGTAGCCCTGGGGGAAGCCCATGATGTCCTCGTGCACCCCAGCCAGTCTGGCGGCCCATTCCACCTGGGCGCGGTCCACCTGGGGGAGGCCAAAGGCGATATTCTCGGCCAGGGTGTCGGAGAAGAGAAAGGGCTCTTGGGGAACCATTCCTACCGCCTGGCGCAGCGTGGCCAGCGAAAGGTCTTTCACGTCGTAGCCCCCCAGCAGCACCCGCCCCTGGGTAGGGTCTAGGAGCCGCGGGATCAGGCTCACCAACAGGGTTTTACCGCTCCCGGTGCGCCCGGTGATGCCCAGCGTGGTCCCCTGGGGAATGGTCAGGGTGATGTTATCGAGGACCTTCCGCCCGCCCAGCTCGAGGCTCACCCCGTCAAAACGCACCTCTCCGGTGAGATCTTTTGGCGCTTTCCCTCCGCTGCTTATTTGTGGCTGGGTTCGCTCCAATTCACGTAGCCTTTTCTGGCTAGTAGCCCCCCGCTGGAAAATGCTAAGCGTGTAGCCTAGCCCGATGATGGGCCAAGCCAACAGGGTAACATAGGCGTTGAACTGCACAAACTGCCCCACGGTGAGCTCTCCGCGAATTACCATCCCGCCACCCACCCATAGCACGATCAACACGGCAAAGCCGATCAATACACCCATCAGAGCCCGCATGGGACCTTCTACCCGGGTGAGGGCCAAGCTTTTTTCTATGTATTCGCGGTTGAGCTTTTGGAAAGCCTCGAGTTCGCGCTGCTCGAGGGCAAACCCCTTCACCACCCGGATGCCCGAGAAGTTCTCCTGGGCTTTGGTAGAGATCTGATCGAAGACTTCCTGGCTCTCGCGGTAACGCCGGTCAATCAGCCGCAGTACGTAACGCATGATCAAGAAAATGACCGGAAAGACTACCGAAAGCACCAATGCCAGCCGCACGTTCACCAAGTACATCGAGATCAGGGCAAGTATCACGAACATGAAGAGGCGCGAGCCCATGTTGACGCCCCCGCCCAGCATCTCGCGCACCGCGCCGAGGTCGGTGTTGAACTTGTTCACCAAATCGCCGATGCGATTCTTGCCATAAAAATAGCTGTCTAGCGAAAGGGCCTTGCGAAAGAGGTCCATGCGGATGTCGTGCTCGATGTAGCGGCTCGCTACAATCAAGAGCTGGCGGTTGGCCCAGGAAAACAAGCCCGACAACAGCGCCGCTCCCACAATCGCCAGCACCCACGGACGGTAGTCCTGTTCCAGCCGGATGGCGTCTATGGCGTGGCGCAGGAAATAAGGCGAGATCACCCCCATCACTACCGAAAGCACCCCAGCGATGATCCCGCCGATATAAGGCCAGGCATAGCGCCTCAGATAGGGCGCTAACTCATACAGAGAAGCGAGTACTGACTGGTCAGTTCTCATTACCTTTACAGTACCATCTTTCCCTATGAACTGCCCTCCCACGGGAAGCGCCGGGCCTCTTTGCCATTGGAAAGCTTCCCATGGGGTACTCAGGATCCCCGTCAAGGGAATAACCACCAAAACGCCCTTCGCGCCGCGCTCATTCACCCAGCTATGCGGGTAGTTCGGCTGCCAGGGCTTCGAACACCGGGGGCCAGTCCTCCAACAACCCTACCATCCGCCAAGGCTTGGCCCCTTTGCTAGCCCACTTGCGCATCACCGAAGGCAAGGGGGCATACTCCTCGTCGGCTACCAGCACCAACCCACCCACCCGGCCTAGGCGGGAGAGGTACCGCAGCATCCCGGCGGCCTCCAAGTGGGTGGGGAGGTCTAGTTCGGCCACCTGGCGGCCCTCCTCGCGTAGCTTGGCCGGGGGGAGGTCCGCGAAAAAGGGGGTGAGCCCTACACCTTCCAGCCCCTCCACCAGCCGATGGCGGCTCTCGGGGTCGGTGAGCACGTAGGGCTGGGCTATCACCCCCACCGCCCGCCCGCCGGAGGGGTTCCTCACCCTGGGCGGCTCCGGGTTTAGCAGGTACTTGGTCCGCTCTAGGGCCCGCCGGGTGACCATGGGGTTACGGGTAAGCCCCTGCCCGATCTCGGCAGCCAACCCGAGCAAATCGGGGTTTAGCTCGGCGGGCACAACCAGGCTTGGGGGCATACCTGGTATGAAGCGCGAGAGGGCCGCCTCGAGGTTTACTAGCCAGGGCGACTGGCCCTCGGCGCGGGGGCTATCCACCCCAAGCTGAAGGTCGGGGAGGAGCAAGTAATCCACCCCTTGGGCCTTGAGGTCGCTTACCTCGGCCACCACGGTGCGGGCCGGAGCGGGTAGCTCCAAACCCGGCACTTCGGCCTCGCGGTGAGGGCGGATAACCTCGAGCCCCAGTTCACGCAGAAAAGCTTCCCAGAAAGGCAAGTAGCGCTCTGACAACCAACTTTGCAACACACCAATGCGCACGACTAGCATCGTATCGCTTTTTTTGTCGATGAAAAGAAAGGCCAGCCGCCAAACACGGGTGCGCAACTTGTGCTTTAAGGCCGGGCTGTCGCCAGGCTCAGCTTGGAAGCCGACTCGACCTTGCGCCGATCCAGGCTTTCCAAGTACTGAACCAACTCTTGCAGGCTGGCGAAGCGCCGGGTCTCTCCGCCTTGCACCGGTGCCAAAGTAGCCCGTACGCCGCTCGAGTCGTGCCAGATTCGCAAGATGAATACTTCTTCCATAGCTGCACCTCTTCTGGTTCTTCTCATCGGGAGCCTGGGGTGCTCGAGGGATGCTTGGTACTCGGGCAGCTACCCTGAAGAACTACCCCGAGGGTAGCGAAGGGGGAGTTAAACCTCCGTTACACCTCCAGGCCCATCAGAGCTCACCCAAAAGCCGTCGCACCAACTCGGCTAGGGCCTGCTGGCCAAGTAGCAGGGAATCCGGCTCAACCCACTCCTGCGGGGTGTGGGCCCCTCCGCCCCGGTACACACCGAAAGCCAGAGCTGGGATCCCCTGCTCGACCCCCGCCGAGGCATCGGTGGAGCCGGGGGTGATCTGGGCCTCGAGCCCCACCCCCTTCAATGCCTCCTTGGCAGCCTGGATCATCTTTGGGGTAGCGCTGTGCCCAGCAGGTCTGCGTCCCAGTACCTCCAGTTCCAGGCCCACCCCAAAAGGCCCGGCGGCTTCCATTAAGATCTGGCGAGACTGGTTTTCCAGGGTCTCCAGCACCAACGGATCGGTAGCCCGCAGATCTAGCTCGAGACCCACCTCGCGGGGAATAGCGTTGATCGCCTCTCCACCAAATACCCGTCCCACGTTGAGGCTGGCATTCTCCGGTTTGGCGAGCTTATACAAAGCGGCTAAGGCCTGACCTAAAGCAGGAACCGGGCTTTTTTGGCCTCGATCACCCCAGGCGTGCCCGCCGGGGCCGGTAAAGACGGCCCGCAGCCGGGTGGAGCCCACCGCCTGCGCTACCACCGAGGGTAGATAGCCGTCCACCGCTACCATGGCCTGGGGCCGGAGCTTCGCCACCAGCGCCCGGGCCCCCCGTAGGTTACCCAGCCCTTCCTCCCCCACGCTAAAGGCTAGGGTGACACCCTGGGGGATCAACTGCTCCGCCAGCGACAGCAGCACCGCCACCCCAGAGGAGTTATCTCCTACCGCTGGTGCCCACCAGCGCCCATCCTGGGCCAGGGGCTCACTAGGGGTGAGCACGGTGTCCAAATGGGCCACCAGCAGCAGCGAACCCTGACCAGCCCAGAGGTTACCGAGTTCGTCCTGACAAACCCTAAAGCCCGAAGCGTTCAGGTAGCGACCCAACCACTCAGCGCGAGGACCATCCCCGGAAACACCGGCAAAAGCTTGCAACAGTACACGTGGATCGCTCATAGAAGCCGGCAATGCTCCTGATGGTACGGACTGAGGCCGCTCATTCAGCCTCGCCCGGCTCGGCTAAGCCCTCACGCAGCGCGTAGAGGGCAGCCTGGGTGCGGTTGTTGAGGTGGAGCTTCTGGAAGATCTCGCTCAGCCGGTTGCGCACGGTCTTCTCCGAGAGCGAGAGTTCCCCGGCGATCTCCAGGTTGGTGTAGCCCTGGGCGACGAGCTTGAGGATCTGCACTTCACGCTCGGAAAGTTCGGCGTGGGGCTTAGGGACGGACTCGCGTTTGGCTTTGAAGTCCTGAATGATCTGCTCGGCCAGCTCGGCATCGAGCAGAACCTCACCGTTGTTGACCCGCCGAATAGCCTCGAGGAGATCTTTAGCGTCGGCATCCTTGAGCATGTAGCCCCGCGCCCCGGCCTTGACCGCCTCGAAGACGTAGGCATCCTGGCGGTACATGGTCAGCATGATGACCTTGGCCTGGGGCCACTCCCGCAAGATCTCCTGGGTAGCCTGTACCCCGTCGAGGCCAGGCATCTGGATGTCCATCAGTACGATGTCGGGCTTGGCCTCGAGCACGTGGCGCAAGGCCTCACGGCCATCTCCCGCCTCCCCGACCACCCGGAAATCCGGCTCAGCCTCGAGCAGGCTGCGTAGCCCCTGGCGGAATAAGGCGTGGTCATCTGCCAACACGATGCGAATCATATGTACCTATCCTATCGCGCCTTGCCCTCCAGCGCTGCCTGGTTCCGGGGGTTGCTTACTATACCGTCTAGACGGTATAGTAGCTTTCGAGGTGAACGTATGCCCAAAACCCCAGGCCCTGCTCCCGATGCCCGCACCCGAATCCTCGAGGCCGCCGGGGCGGTGATCCGGCAAGAAGGAGTGATGGGCCTCACCCTAGACGCCGTAGCTCATGCGGCGGGGGTGAGCAAAGGGGGTCTCCTTTACCATTTTCCCAGCAAGGAAGCCTTGGTGCGGGCGCTCTTGGAACACCATCTGGACGCCTTCGAGCGGGCCTTGGCAGAAAACGGCAAACCCTTCGCCCAGGCTTATGTGGAGATGGGCTGGTATGACGGCAGCGGTGGCCTCTTCTTGAGCCTTGCCGCCGCGCTCGCCTTGTACCCCGAGCTTTTGCAGACCATCCGGGAGCGAAGCCGCAGGTGGTACGCCCGGGTGCGCACTCCGGAAGCGCGCATCGCCCTGCTCGCCACCGATGGGCTATTCATGGCCGAATTGCTGGGCCTCGAGGCCTTTGGCCCGGATGAGCGCCAAGCGGTGCTGGAGCGGCTCCGAGAGCTAGCGAGGGAGGAAGCGGTATAGGGGCTGTGTGCTCTTGGGAGGTAAACTTATGAGTGGTTGGACATATCTCATTTTGGCCATCCTGGCAGAAGTGATCGGCTCCACTGGCCTAAAGGCTTCGCAGGGCTTCAGCAAACTTCTGCCCAGCAGCGTAGTAGTAGTGGGCTATGCCTCAGCCTTTTACTTTTTGAGTCTGGCCCTCAAAACGGTGCCCCTCAACACCGCCTACGCGGTTTGGTCGGGGCTTGGCACCGCGCTCATCGCCCTTTTGGGGGTGGTGTTCTTGCGAGAGAGCATCAACTTTCCCATGGCATTGGGCATCGTGCTGATCGTAGCCGGAGTGGCGCTACTTCAGGTGTTCGGGGTTCGGCATTGAACCGCTCCACCTTGCGGCTGCTCTTCTGGATAACCGACCTAGGATTTATCGCCTACTGGCTAGCCACAGCCCTACAC
This window harbors:
- a CDS encoding M20/M25/M40 family metallo-hydrolase, translated to MSDPRVLLQAFAGVSGDGPRAEWLGRYLNASGFRVCQDELGNLWAGQGSLLLVAHLDTVLTPSEPLAQDGRWWAPAVGDNSSGVAVLLSLAEQLIPQGVTLAFSVGEEGLGNLRGARALVAKLRPQAMVAVDGYLPSVVAQAVGSTRLRAVFTGPGGHAWGDRGQKSPVPALGQALAALYKLAKPENASLNVGRVFGGEAINAIPREVGLELDLRATDPLVLETLENQSRQILMEAAGPFGVGLELEVLGRRPAGHSATPKMIQAAKEALKGVGLEAQITPGSTDASAGVEQGIPALAFGVYRGGGAHTPQEWVEPDSLLLGQQALAELVRRLLGEL
- a CDS encoding DMT family transporter → MSGWTYLILAILAEVIGSTGLKASQGFSKLLPSSVVVVGYASAFYFLSLALKTVPLNTAYAVWSGLGTALIALLGVVFLRESINFPMALGIVLIVAGVALLQVFGVRH
- a CDS encoding response regulator transcription factor, encoding MIRIVLADDHALFRQGLRSLLEAEPDFRVVGEAGDGREALRHVLEAKPDIVLMDIQMPGLDGVQATQEILREWPQAKVIMLTMYRQDAYVFEAVKAGARGYMLKDADAKDLLEAIRRVNNGEVLLDAELAEQIIQDFKAKRESVPKPHAELSEREVQILKLVAQGYTNLEIAGELSLSEKTVRNRLSEIFQKLHLNNRTQAALYALREGLAEPGEAE
- a CDS encoding ABC transporter ATP-binding protein, translating into MRTDQSVLASLYELAPYLRRYAWPYIGGIIAGVLSVVMGVISPYFLRHAIDAIRLEQDYRPWVLAIVGAALLSGLFSWANRQLLIVASRYIEHDIRMDLFRKALSLDSYFYGKNRIGDLVNKFNTDLGAVREMLGGGVNMGSRLFMFVILALISMYLVNVRLALVLSVVFPVIFLIMRYVLRLIDRRYRESQEVFDQISTKAQENFSGIRVVKGFALEQRELEAFQKLNREYIEKSLALTRVEGPMRALMGVLIGFAVLIVLWVGGGMVIRGELTVGQFVQFNAYVTLLAWPIIGLGYTLSIFQRGATSQKRLRELERTQPQISSGGKAPKDLTGEVRFDGVSLELGGRKVLDNITLTIPQGTTLGITGRTGSGKTLLVSLIPRLLDPTQGRVLLGGYDVKDLSLATLRQAVGMVPQEPFLFSDTLAENIAFGLPQVDRAQVEWAARLAGVHEDIMGFPQGYDTSLGERGVTLSGGQRQRTALARALAKRPKVLILDDAMSAVDTETESRILSGLKTVLGQQTTLLVAHRTSTLRYADWIVVLEDGHIAEEGTHEMLLEQGGLYAELDRIQRLQAEVD
- a CDS encoding TetR/AcrR family transcriptional regulator, whose protein sequence is MPKTPGPAPDARTRILEAAGAVIRQEGVMGLTLDAVAHAAGVSKGGLLYHFPSKEALVRALLEHHLDAFERALAENGKPFAQAYVEMGWYDGSGGLFLSLAAALALYPELLQTIRERSRRWYARVRTPEARIALLATDGLFMAELLGLEAFGPDERQAVLERLRELAREEAV